One part of the Parabacteroides distasonis ATCC 8503 genome encodes these proteins:
- a CDS encoding sensor histidine kinase, which produces MRLKGLFWILTTLLLTILAVVTYYVFYTSSIRMFFAVEALVLLTIIYLFVFYRRIIKPLHIIGNGMELLKEQDFSSRLGKVGQTEADRVVDVFNKMMEQLKNERLHLREQNHFLDLLVNASPMGVIILNLDEEILSMNPAACKLFGAQSSEDMVGKRFLQLDSPLAEELVRVPMYQAQTVRLNDANIYKCTHSSFVDRGFHHPFYLIETLTQEVFKAEKKAYEKVIRMISHEVNNTTAGITSTLDTLESTFSGMEDMEDVCEVLRVSIERCYSMSHFITNFADVVRIPEPQSRPQALNQVVSACKRFMETVCQNRNIEIVMDLSEESPVVNLDNSLFEQVLVNIIKNAAESIDRDGKIYIRTTVRPTCLEIADTGKGIDKETETKLFSPFFSTKPNGQGIGLIFIREVLLKHDCRFSLRSYADGLTRFKIWFS; this is translated from the coding sequence ATGAGGCTGAAAGGACTATTCTGGATATTGACGACGCTGCTGTTGACTATATTGGCGGTGGTGACTTATTATGTCTTTTATACGTCTTCTATCCGGATGTTTTTCGCGGTAGAAGCCTTGGTCTTGCTTACGATCATCTATTTATTTGTCTTTTATCGCCGTATCATAAAGCCCTTGCATATCATCGGTAACGGTATGGAGCTGTTGAAAGAGCAAGACTTTAGTTCCCGCTTGGGAAAGGTCGGGCAAACGGAGGCGGACCGGGTGGTCGATGTGTTTAATAAGATGATGGAGCAGTTGAAGAATGAGCGTTTGCACCTCCGGGAGCAAAACCATTTCTTGGACTTGCTGGTCAACGCCTCTCCGATGGGAGTGATCATCTTGAACTTGGATGAGGAGATTCTATCCATGAACCCGGCCGCATGTAAATTGTTTGGCGCGCAAAGCTCGGAGGATATGGTGGGAAAACGTTTTCTTCAACTAGATTCTCCCTTGGCGGAAGAATTGGTACGGGTTCCGATGTATCAAGCGCAAACCGTCCGGTTGAACGACGCTAATATTTATAAATGTACGCATTCCTCATTTGTGGATCGAGGTTTTCACCACCCGTTTTATTTGATAGAGACGTTGACCCAAGAGGTGTTCAAGGCCGAGAAGAAAGCGTATGAGAAAGTGATACGTATGATCTCTCATGAGGTGAATAATACGACCGCGGGTATCACCTCTACCTTGGATACGTTGGAGTCTACTTTCAGCGGGATGGAAGATATGGAGGATGTCTGCGAGGTTTTGCGGGTCTCCATAGAACGCTGCTATAGCATGAGCCATTTCATCACCAATTTCGCCGATGTGGTGCGTATACCCGAACCCCAAAGTCGTCCGCAAGCATTGAACCAAGTGGTGTCCGCTTGTAAACGCTTTATGGAGACAGTTTGCCAGAACCGGAATATCGAGATTGTTATGGATCTGAGCGAGGAATCTCCAGTCGTGAATTTGGATAATTCATTATTCGAGCAAGTCTTGGTCAATATTATCAAGAATGCCGCCGAATCCATCGACCGGGACGGAAAGATCTATATCCGGACGACAGTGCGTCCTACCTGCTTGGAGATAGCCGATACGGGCAAGGGCATCGACAAGGAAACGGAAACGAAACTGTTCAGCCCGTTCTTCTCTACGAAACCGAACGGACAAGGTATCGGCTTGATCTTTATCCGTGAGGTGCTGTTAAAACATGATTGCCGATTCTCTCTCCGCTCTTACGCGGATGGATTGACAAGGTTTAAGATTTGGTTTAGTTGA
- a CDS encoding phosphotransferase enzyme family protein, which translates to MAKTKEQLLNILDQFQLDEKVVSAEPFGNGHINDTLKVTNEKGEIKYVLQRINHLIFTNVDMLQNNIHVVTTHIRKKLEEKGETDIDRKVLTFLPTKDGKKYYFDGDSYWRVCLFIPRSKSYEEVTPELSYEAGKAFGDFQTMLSDIPEGTLGETIPDFHNMEFRLRQFHEAVAANPAGRLEEVKDLVEEIEKRAEAMCIQERLYREGQLKKRTNHCDTKVNNMMFDADSDKVLCVIDLDTVMPGFVLSDIGDFIRTGANTGAEDDENLDNVNVNMEIFKAYTRGYMEKAKAFLTPTEIKLLPYGGRLLTYMQTVRFLTDYINGDTYYKIHSPKHNLIRTKAQFKLLQSLEAHAEEMDQFMNQWL; encoded by the coding sequence ATGGCAAAAACGAAAGAACAATTACTAAACATCTTGGATCAGTTCCAGTTGGACGAGAAAGTAGTTTCCGCTGAACCATTCGGAAACGGACACATTAATGATACATTGAAAGTGACCAACGAGAAAGGGGAGATCAAATACGTGCTACAGCGTATCAACCATTTAATCTTCACCAATGTGGATATGCTGCAAAATAACATCCATGTGGTTACCACTCATATCCGCAAAAAGCTGGAGGAAAAAGGTGAAACGGATATCGACCGTAAGGTATTAACCTTCTTGCCGACTAAAGACGGGAAAAAATATTATTTCGATGGAGATAGTTATTGGCGGGTATGCCTATTCATCCCTCGCAGCAAAAGCTATGAGGAAGTAACTCCTGAGCTTTCTTATGAGGCTGGCAAAGCGTTCGGTGATTTCCAGACCATGTTGTCCGATATACCCGAGGGTACGCTGGGCGAGACCATCCCGGATTTCCATAATATGGAGTTCCGCTTGCGACAATTCCATGAGGCTGTAGCCGCTAATCCGGCAGGCCGGTTGGAAGAGGTGAAAGATTTGGTAGAGGAGATCGAGAAACGTGCCGAAGCGATGTGCATTCAAGAACGCCTGTACCGTGAGGGCCAATTGAAGAAACGCACGAACCATTGCGATACAAAAGTTAACAATATGATGTTTGACGCTGATAGCGACAAGGTGCTTTGCGTGATCGACTTGGACACCGTGATGCCGGGCTTCGTCCTTTCCGATATCGGCGACTTTATCCGTACCGGAGCCAATACGGGTGCCGAGGACGATGAGAATCTGGATAACGTAAACGTTAATATGGAGATATTCAAAGCCTATACCCGTGGATACATGGAAAAGGCCAAGGCGTTCTTAACTCCTACCGAGATCAAATTGCTACCTTACGGTGGACGCTTATTGACTTATATGCAGACCGTTCGTTTCTTAACCGATTATATCAACGGCGATACCTATTACAAGATCCATAGCCCGAAACATAACTTAATCCGTACGAAAGCCCAATTCAAGCTACTTCAAAGCCTAGAAGCCCATGCGGAAGAGATGGATCAGTTCATGAATCAATGGTTATAA
- a CDS encoding HRDC domain-containing protein, which produces MMQTNLQLDLAFNYLENTGTNIFLTGKAGTGKTTFLKKLKETSPKRMIVVAPTGVAAINAGGVTIHSFFQLPFGPYIPGSEMASGQNKSYSHKFSRDKINIIRSMDLLVIDEVSMVRADLLDAISDMLRRYRDRNKPFGGVQLLLIGDLQQLAPVAKEDEWNLLREHYASPFFFDSKALSESDYLCIELTQVYRQADDTFVRLLNNIRENRFDENTLHTLNQRYIPNFKPNDKAGYITLTTHNYQAQQINNRKLQELPGPAYTYKAEIKDDFPAYSYPTDEVLELKQDAQVMFVKNDSSGERRYYNGKIGRIVFISPSKIIVSDELGNDITVDRETWTNVKYTIDENTKDITETIAGSFSQYPLKTAWAITIHKSQGLTFEHAIIDASAAFSHGQVYVALSRCKTLEGMVLSSPITRNAMISDEKILSYTSSLSERQPCEDQLRQAQQQYYLRLATELFDFNPVQQKLQYTSYAAYTHLQKLYPELSNQYPRVRDYFRSDIVEVGERFCQQLTRMISSTNLYDTDEHIQDRIRKGCAYFLEKIETYCLPLIEASDVEIDNKEARKAFTSALKAFSDELTIKVATLKACQDGFRLIDYLSAKAKANIEESAVASKQKSTRKSTEAEKIPVSTDVLHPELYARLKQWRYELAVEKELPPYTILQQKALIGVCNTLPTNSKELLKIPGIGKKIIENYGETLLEIVSSYSPSTHGNGL; this is translated from the coding sequence ATGATGCAGACGAATTTACAATTGGACCTTGCCTTCAACTATCTGGAAAATACCGGAACCAACATCTTCCTTACCGGAAAAGCGGGAACAGGAAAGACCACATTCTTGAAAAAACTTAAAGAGACTTCCCCAAAACGGATGATTGTGGTAGCACCTACCGGAGTGGCGGCGATTAATGCGGGAGGGGTAACCATTCACTCCTTCTTTCAGCTACCTTTCGGACCGTATATACCGGGTAGCGAAATGGCCTCCGGGCAAAATAAATCCTATTCTCATAAATTCAGCCGGGATAAGATCAATATCATCCGTAGTATGGACCTGCTCGTGATTGATGAGGTCAGTATGGTACGTGCCGATTTGCTGGATGCTATCAGTGATATGCTACGTCGTTATCGGGATAGGAATAAACCCTTTGGGGGCGTTCAATTATTATTGATCGGAGATTTACAACAATTAGCCCCCGTAGCGAAGGAGGACGAATGGAATTTGTTGAGAGAACATTACGCCTCTCCCTTCTTTTTTGACAGTAAGGCTCTTTCCGAAAGTGATTATCTTTGCATCGAATTAACTCAAGTATATCGCCAAGCGGACGATACGTTCGTACGCTTATTGAACAATATCCGGGAAAACCGCTTCGACGAGAATACGCTACACACCTTAAACCAACGTTATATCCCCAATTTTAAACCAAATGACAAAGCAGGTTATATCACGCTGACAACCCATAATTATCAAGCCCAGCAAATCAATAACCGGAAGTTGCAAGAATTACCCGGCCCGGCTTATACGTACAAGGCGGAGATCAAGGATGACTTTCCAGCTTACTCCTACCCGACCGACGAGGTATTGGAGCTAAAGCAAGACGCTCAAGTCATGTTCGTAAAAAACGACTCTTCCGGCGAAAGGCGATATTATAACGGAAAGATCGGCCGAATTGTCTTCATCAGCCCGAGCAAGATTATCGTATCCGACGAATTAGGAAACGATATCACCGTAGACCGGGAGACATGGACAAACGTGAAATATACGATCGACGAGAACACGAAGGATATCACGGAGACAATCGCCGGCTCTTTCAGCCAATACCCACTGAAAACCGCTTGGGCGATCACGATCCATAAAAGCCAAGGCTTGACTTTCGAGCATGCCATCATCGACGCATCCGCCGCCTTCTCACACGGACAAGTCTACGTTGCTTTGAGCCGTTGCAAGACATTGGAAGGAATGGTATTAAGTAGCCCGATCACTCGAAACGCCATGATTAGCGATGAGAAGATATTAAGTTATACCTCTTCCCTCTCGGAGCGTCAACCGTGTGAAGACCAACTGCGTCAAGCCCAACAACAGTATTATTTGAGATTGGCAACCGAGCTATTCGACTTCAATCCCGTACAACAAAAGTTGCAATATACATCTTACGCGGCATACACCCATCTGCAAAAACTATACCCGGAATTAAGCAACCAATATCCCCGGGTACGGGATTATTTCCGTTCGGATATAGTAGAAGTAGGCGAACGTTTCTGCCAGCAACTCACCCGTATGATCTCCAGCACGAATCTCTATGATACGGACGAGCATATACAAGACCGCATCCGAAAAGGTTGCGCTTACTTTCTGGAAAAGATCGAGACCTATTGCCTCCCTTTGATAGAGGCTTCCGATGTAGAGATCGACAATAAAGAGGCCCGTAAGGCATTTACATCCGCATTAAAAGCTTTCAGCGATGAGCTTACGATCAAGGTCGCTACATTAAAAGCCTGCCAAGATGGTTTTCGTCTCATCGACTATCTATCCGCCAAGGCTAAAGCGAACATTGAGGAGTCGGCTGTTGCCAGCAAGCAGAAATCGACGCGGAAATCGACGGAAGCGGAAAAGATCCCCGTCTCCACGGATGTCTTACATCCTGAGCTATATGCCCGTTTGAAACAATGGAGATACGAGCTTGCCGTAGAAAAGGAGTTGCCTCCTTACACGATCTTGCAACAGAAAGCCTTAATTGGCGTTTGCAACACTTTGCCCACGAACTCGAAAGAACTGTTGAAGATACCCGGAATCGGCAAAAAGATCATAGAGAACTACGGTGAGACCCTATTAGAAATCGTATCTTCCTACTCACCTTCCACGCATGGGAACGGGCTGTGA
- a CDS encoding alpha-L-arabinofuranosidase C-terminal domain-containing protein encodes MRRKNMKKTAALFLLSVGVNCMTAQDIVPVHEFDIDIQKVGSPIQSTMYGIFFEDINFGADGGLYAELIKNRSFEFENPWGGWEPFGDVSIAEKNPCFNKNPHYAHLTYTGQITGTGLENEGFKGIGIKADENYDFSLYARTETNNPIKLRIELVNRDNDIYETQHLEIKGKDWKKYSVILSPKATEAKSRLRITMETAGTLDMEHISLFPEKTFNNRTNGLRRDLAQALKDLKPGIFRFPGGCIVEGTTIATRYQWKNTVGPVENRPINISRWNYTFPHKKFPDYYQSYGLGFFEYFQLSEDIGAEPLPVLNCGLSCQFENEGMDQHVPVDKLQPYIDDALDLIEFANGPITSQWGKVRADMGHPASFNLKFIAIGNEQWGPLYPERLEPFVKAIRAKYPEIKIIGSSGPDSEGKDFEYLWPEMKRLKVDLVDEHFYRSPEWFLNSAKRYDSYDRQGPKVFAGEYACHPTNRENSFLTALCEAAFMTGLERNADVVELCTYAPLFAHVDAWQWRPDLIWFNNLNIVKTPNYYVQQLYGHNAGTNVLPLTMNKEAVTGQSELFATAALDKGTNELIIKIVNTGIQSKKIQLNLNGISSGKHKGKLMVLHASDLEAKNTLGKPETVIPIESAVELEAPATEVSVQPLSFLVYRISL; translated from the coding sequence ATGAGAAGAAAGAACATGAAAAAAACCGCGGCTTTATTCCTCTTAAGTGTAGGTGTAAACTGCATGACCGCACAAGACATCGTTCCTGTCCATGAGTTTGACATCGATATACAGAAAGTAGGCTCGCCTATCCAGTCAACCATGTATGGAATCTTCTTCGAGGATATCAATTTCGGGGCAGATGGAGGATTGTATGCGGAGCTAATCAAGAACCGCTCCTTCGAGTTTGAGAATCCATGGGGAGGTTGGGAGCCTTTCGGCGATGTAAGTATAGCTGAGAAGAATCCCTGTTTCAACAAAAACCCCCATTACGCACACCTGACTTATACCGGGCAAATCACCGGAACCGGTCTGGAGAACGAAGGCTTCAAAGGTATCGGTATAAAGGCTGACGAAAATTACGACTTTTCCTTATATGCCCGTACCGAGACCAATAACCCGATCAAACTACGTATTGAATTAGTAAACAGGGATAACGATATTTATGAGACACAACACCTAGAGATAAAAGGAAAAGACTGGAAGAAATATTCCGTTATCTTGTCTCCCAAAGCTACCGAGGCTAAATCACGCCTACGCATCACGATGGAAACGGCAGGTACTTTGGATATGGAACATATCTCCCTTTTCCCGGAAAAAACATTCAACAATCGCACGAACGGCCTACGCCGCGATCTGGCACAAGCGTTGAAAGATCTAAAGCCGGGAATCTTTCGTTTCCCGGGTGGATGTATCGTTGAGGGTACAACCATCGCCACACGCTACCAATGGAAAAATACGGTAGGCCCCGTAGAGAACCGGCCTATCAATATCAGCCGATGGAATTATACATTTCCTCACAAGAAATTCCCGGATTATTATCAATCTTACGGTTTGGGATTCTTTGAGTATTTCCAATTAAGCGAAGATATCGGAGCCGAGCCCCTGCCTGTATTGAATTGCGGGCTGTCATGCCAGTTTGAGAATGAGGGTATGGACCAGCATGTGCCGGTAGATAAATTACAACCTTATATAGACGATGCCTTGGACTTAATCGAATTCGCCAATGGCCCGATTACCTCCCAATGGGGCAAAGTGCGTGCGGATATGGGGCATCCGGCTTCTTTTAATCTGAAATTTATCGCTATCGGCAACGAGCAATGGGGACCATTATATCCCGAACGCCTCGAACCATTCGTGAAAGCCATCCGAGCCAAATATCCGGAGATCAAAATCATCGGCAGTTCCGGTCCTGATTCGGAAGGAAAAGATTTCGAATATCTATGGCCGGAGATGAAACGCTTAAAAGTAGATCTGGTGGATGAACATTTCTATCGCTCACCGGAATGGTTCCTAAATAGTGCCAAACGATATGATTCGTATGATCGGCAAGGCCCCAAAGTGTTCGCCGGTGAATATGCTTGCCACCCGACTAACCGGGAGAATAGCTTCCTGACCGCATTATGCGAGGCTGCGTTTATGACCGGTCTTGAACGGAATGCCGACGTGGTGGAATTATGTACATACGCCCCTTTATTCGCACATGTCGATGCGTGGCAATGGCGTCCGGACTTAATCTGGTTCAACAACCTAAACATCGTGAAAACTCCTAACTACTATGTACAACAATTATACGGGCACAATGCCGGAACAAACGTATTGCCCCTGACGATGAACAAAGAAGCCGTTACCGGGCAAAGCGAGCTATTCGCCACAGCCGCCCTCGACAAAGGCACAAACGAGCTCATCATCAAAATCGTCAATACCGGCATCCAGAGCAAAAAGATCCAATTAAACCTAAACGGAATCTCATCCGGCAAGCATAAAGGAAAGTTGATGGTCTTACATGCCTCAGACTTAGAAGCGAAGAACACATTGGGTAAACCGGAAACAGTCATACCCATTGAATCAGCGGTGGAACTAGAGGCTCCCGCTACTGAAGTCTCCGTCCAACCATTGAGTTTCTTAGTCTATAGGATATCGCTATAA
- a CDS encoding class II fructose-bisphosphate aldolase, which translates to MVNYKDLGLVNTKEMFAKAIKGGYAIPAFNFNNMEQMQAIIKAAVETKSPVILQVSKGARQYANATLLRYMAQGAVEYAKELGCPNPQIVLHLDHGDTFETCKSCIDSGFSSVMIDGSHLPYEENIALTKKVVEYAHQFDVTVEGELGVLAGVEDEVSSDHHTYTNPEEVIDFATRTGCDSLAISIGTSHGAYKFTPEQCTIDPVTGKMVPPPLAFDVLDAVMEKLPGFPIVLHGSSSVPQEEVETINKFGGALKAAIGIPEEWLRKAAKSSVCKINIDSDSRLAMTAAIRKTFAEKPAEFDPRKYLGPARDNMEKLYKHKIINVLGSNDKL; encoded by the coding sequence ATGGTAAATTACAAAGATTTGGGCTTGGTGAACACAAAAGAAATGTTCGCTAAGGCTATCAAGGGCGGATATGCTATCCCTGCTTTCAACTTCAATAACATGGAACAGATGCAGGCTATCATCAAGGCTGCTGTAGAGACAAAATCTCCGGTTATTTTGCAAGTTTCAAAGGGCGCTCGCCAGTACGCAAACGCTACTTTGCTTCGTTACATGGCACAGGGTGCTGTTGAATATGCTAAGGAATTAGGTTGCCCGAATCCTCAGATCGTTCTTCACTTAGACCATGGTGATACGTTTGAGACTTGCAAGAGCTGTATCGACTCTGGCTTCTCATCTGTAATGATCGACGGTTCTCACCTTCCTTATGAAGAGAACATCGCTTTGACTAAGAAAGTTGTTGAGTACGCTCATCAATTCGATGTAACTGTAGAAGGCGAGCTTGGTGTATTGGCAGGTGTTGAGGATGAGGTTTCTTCAGACCACCACACTTATACCAATCCTGAGGAAGTTATCGACTTCGCTACTCGTACGGGCTGCGATTCTTTGGCTATCTCAATCGGTACTTCTCACGGTGCTTATAAGTTCACTCCGGAGCAATGTACGATCGACCCTGTTACAGGTAAGATGGTTCCTCCTCCATTGGCATTCGACGTTTTGGACGCTGTTATGGAGAAACTTCCGGGATTCCCTATCGTTCTTCACGGTTCTTCTTCTGTTCCTCAGGAAGAGGTTGAGACTATCAACAAATTCGGTGGCGCTTTGAAGGCTGCTATCGGTATTCCTGAAGAGTGGTTGCGTAAGGCTGCTAAATCTTCTGTATGTAAGATCAATATCGACTCAGACTCTCGTTTGGCGATGACTGCCGCTATCCGCAAGACTTTCGCTGAGAAACCGGCTGAATTCGATCCTCGTAAATATCTGGGCCCGGCTCGTGATAACATGGAGAAACTTTACAAACACAAGATCATCAACGTTCTTGGTTCTAACGACAAGTTATAA
- a CDS encoding type B 50S ribosomal protein L31, which translates to MKKGIHPENYRPVVFKDMSNDDVFITRSTINAKETIEIDGVTYPLVKVEISNTSHPFYTGKSKLVDTAGRVDKFMSRYGNRNKK; encoded by the coding sequence ATGAAAAAAGGTATTCATCCTGAAAATTATCGTCCTGTAGTATTTAAGGACATGTCAAACGATGATGTATTCATCACTCGTTCTACTATTAACGCTAAAGAGACGATCGAGATCGACGGCGTAACTTATCCGTTGGTAAAGGTCGAGATCTCTAACACTTCTCACCCGTTCTACACTGGTAAGTCTAAGTTGGTCGATACAGCCGGACGTGTTGATAAGTTCATGAGCCGTTATGGTAACCGTAACAAGAAATAA
- a CDS encoding Dabb family protein — MKKVVSVLFILAIIVFSVLMVSYSSDQKPEKVLRHVVMFGFKPDVSEAQVKEVEDAFCKLPSQIDLIKGYEWGTDCSPEGLQQGLTHCFFLTFHSDADRDAYLVHPAHKAFGKVLGGKASAVTVLDYWTK, encoded by the coding sequence ATGAAGAAAGTAGTATCTGTATTATTTATCCTTGCGATTATCGTATTTTCTGTATTAATGGTAAGCTATTCGAGTGATCAAAAGCCGGAGAAAGTTCTTCGCCATGTTGTTATGTTCGGTTTTAAGCCGGATGTGTCCGAGGCGCAGGTGAAAGAGGTTGAGGATGCCTTTTGTAAGTTGCCTTCTCAAATCGACTTGATCAAAGGATATGAGTGGGGAACGGATTGTAGTCCGGAGGGATTGCAACAGGGCTTGACTCATTGCTTTTTCTTGACTTTTCATTCGGATGCGGATCGGGACGCCTATTTGGTACATCCGGCGCATAAAGCATTTGGCAAGGTGTTAGGAGGGAAGGCATCGGCGGTTACGGTGTTGGATTATTGGACGAAATAA
- a CDS encoding MFS transporter yields the protein MIRFIPRRYWAVIAVALALTMSVLDGTIVNVALPTLSREFGTSPSSTIWIVNAYQLTITMSLLSFSALGDIYGYKRIFLIGTTIFCSTSLFCALSSSFAMLTVARILQGIGASAIMSVTTALLRIIYPPQYIGRGMSINAMVVAVSIAAGPSLAGAILSVASWNWLFAINVPLGICAIITGYFLLPQNPCKDGPKRKFDKIGGISNALTFGLLIYSLEGIAHHENWRMIALQVLLLLVIGTFFIRRQLRQEVPILPLDLMRIPIFALSVLSSITSFTAQLLAMVSLPFYLQNVAGRNEVETGLLLTPWPVATILTAPVAGRLIEKYHPGLLGGIGMVVYATGLLLLALLPGQPTNMDIAWRLMLCGMGFGLFQTPNNSTMISAAPRSRSGGANGMQGTARLLGQTLGTTFVALIFSVTSATDSMPVCMYVAIGFALVAAIVSCLRISQPVPMRGR from the coding sequence ATGATACGATTTATACCGAGGCGTTATTGGGCAGTAATAGCGGTTGCGTTGGCATTGACCATGTCCGTGTTGGACGGCACGATTGTCAACGTGGCGCTTCCTACCTTGTCCCGTGAATTCGGGACATCCCCTTCCTCCACGATCTGGATTGTCAACGCTTATCAGCTAACGATTACGATGTCTCTTTTATCGTTCTCCGCTTTGGGAGATATTTATGGATATAAGCGGATTTTCTTGATCGGGACGACAATATTCTGCTCAACGTCATTATTTTGTGCCTTATCCTCGTCTTTCGCCATGTTGACGGTCGCGAGAATATTGCAAGGGATCGGAGCCTCGGCTATCATGAGCGTGACGACCGCTTTACTTCGTATTATTTATCCTCCACAATATATAGGGCGGGGAATGAGTATCAATGCCATGGTCGTGGCGGTATCGATTGCTGCCGGGCCGTCGTTGGCGGGCGCTATCTTATCAGTCGCTTCTTGGAATTGGTTGTTCGCTATCAACGTACCTTTAGGGATTTGCGCGATTATAACGGGTTATTTTCTTTTGCCTCAAAATCCTTGCAAGGATGGGCCGAAACGAAAGTTTGATAAGATCGGTGGAATCTCGAATGCCCTGACTTTCGGATTGCTGATTTATTCGTTGGAAGGCATCGCCCATCATGAGAACTGGAGAATGATCGCTTTACAGGTTCTTCTTCTATTGGTGATCGGAACATTTTTTATCCGCAGGCAACTACGGCAGGAGGTTCCGATATTGCCATTGGACTTGATGCGGATTCCGATATTCGCCTTGTCCGTATTATCCTCGATCACTTCATTTACGGCACAGTTGTTGGCGATGGTATCATTACCCTTTTATTTGCAAAATGTGGCCGGAAGAAATGAGGTGGAGACGGGGCTGCTGTTGACTCCTTGGCCGGTAGCGACGATCTTGACCGCTCCGGTAGCCGGGAGGCTGATCGAGAAATATCATCCCGGATTGTTAGGCGGTATCGGAATGGTGGTGTATGCGACCGGACTTCTTCTATTGGCTTTATTGCCGGGGCAACCCACCAATATGGATATCGCTTGGCGATTGATGCTTTGCGGTATGGGTTTCGGCCTGTTCCAGACCCCGAATAATAGCACGATGATATCGGCCGCCCCTCGTTCCCGGAGTGGCGGGGCGAACGGTATGCAAGGTACGGCACGACTGTTGGGGCAAACGCTGGGGACGACATTTGTCGCTTTGATCTTTAGTGTTACCTCTGCCACCGATAGTATGCCGGTTTGTATGTATGTAGCGATCGGTTTCGCTTTAGTCGCCGCTATCGTGAGTTGTCTCCGTATCTCACAGCCCGTTCCCATGCGTGGAAGGTGA
- a CDS encoding MmcQ/YjbR family DNA-binding protein, with amino-acid sequence MNIEEFREYCLSLNGVYEKMPFTNVPDKYSRDVLCFYVGSKWFCFVNIEVFDFCCIKCDPNESGELQARYSGITPGWHMNKKYWISVYFNQDVPDNKIKELIKQSYDIVYQSLPKKEKGM; translated from the coding sequence ATGAATATTGAAGAGTTTAGGGAATATTGCCTTTCGTTGAATGGTGTTTATGAAAAAATGCCTTTCACGAATGTTCCTGATAAATACAGTCGGGACGTTCTTTGCTTTTATGTAGGAAGTAAATGGTTCTGCTTCGTAAATATCGAAGTATTTGATTTTTGCTGTATCAAATGTGACCCGAATGAATCGGGAGAGTTGCAAGCTCGATACTCTGGCATAACACCCGGTTGGCATATGAATAAAAAATACTGGATTAGTGTCTATTTTAATCAAGATGTACCCGACAACAAGATCAAAGAGCTTATAAAACAATCCTACGATATCGTATATCAATCTCTTCCTAAAAAGGAAAAAGGGATGTAG
- a CDS encoding DUF4923 family protein, whose translation MKKLLCMWMVVCGLLLIPGNMKGQSLKDILNSSAVKNAVTSVTGGKAVTFENLQGTWMYVNPALQLEGDNALKNVAGSLAATEAEKKMKEYCAKVGIVEGVFNYVFNSDSTFTSALKRGSLKGTYSVSPEDKTVTLRYTVGNKKLTVSTLTAHVVLSGNELTLLFNADKLLKFLSTVSSISSNTTLKAINKLASEYDGMMLGFDLKK comes from the coding sequence ATGAAAAAGTTACTATGTATGTGGATGGTCGTATGCGGCCTTTTGTTGATTCCCGGAAACATGAAGGGACAGTCCTTGAAAGATATCTTAAATTCATCTGCCGTAAAGAACGCCGTGACTTCTGTCACCGGAGGGAAAGCCGTGACTTTCGAGAATTTACAGGGAACTTGGATGTATGTGAACCCTGCCCTGCAACTGGAAGGTGATAATGCCTTGAAGAATGTAGCGGGAAGCTTGGCTGCTACCGAGGCAGAGAAGAAAATGAAGGAATATTGCGCGAAAGTAGGTATCGTGGAAGGTGTATTTAATTATGTCTTTAATTCGGATAGTACGTTTACGAGCGCGTTGAAAAGGGGAAGCTTGAAAGGTACTTACTCGGTGAGTCCGGAAGATAAAACGGTGACGTTACGGTATACGGTGGGTAATAAGAAGCTGACCGTTTCTACGCTTACCGCCCATGTCGTCCTTTCTGGTAATGAGTTGACATTGCTTTTTAACGCGGATAAATTACTGAAGTTCTTGAGCACGGTTTCTTCTATATCCAGCAATACGACCTTGAAAGCTATCAATAAGTTGGCAAGTGAATATGATGGCATGATGCTGGGTTTCGATTTGAAGAAATAA